The following proteins are encoded in a genomic region of Rhodoferax aquaticus:
- a CDS encoding 2-hydroxy-3-oxopropionate reductase yields the protein MSTHALKIGFIGLGVMGTPMAGHLLKAGHQLFVYTHGKMPQAIAAGSATKCLDAKGVAERADIIITMVPDTPDVADVLFGEKGVAKGLSAGKLVIDMSSISPVETKVFAQRIEALACDYLDAPVSGGDVGAKNATLSIMVGGKAAAFERAKPVFECMGKNITLVGGTGDGQTCKVANQIVVALTINAVAEGLLFAARAGADPAKVRNALMGGLATSRILDVLGERMIRRTVEPGFRIALHQKDLNLALGAAKQLGLALPATSHAQQLFSACISHGGAAWDHSGMVRALEKLSNFEIGQAPT from the coding sequence ATGAGCACACACGCACTCAAAATTGGATTCATTGGCTTGGGCGTTATGGGCACGCCCATGGCCGGGCATTTGCTCAAGGCCGGGCACCAGTTGTTTGTCTACACCCACGGCAAGATGCCGCAGGCCATTGCCGCAGGCAGTGCCACCAAATGCCTAGATGCCAAAGGTGTGGCCGAGCGCGCTGACATCATCATCACCATGGTGCCTGATACGCCCGATGTGGCTGACGTTTTGTTTGGCGAGAAAGGCGTGGCCAAAGGCTTGTCGGCGGGCAAGCTGGTGATTGACATGTCGTCTATCTCGCCCGTAGAGACCAAAGTGTTTGCCCAACGCATTGAAGCGCTGGCTTGCGATTATTTAGATGCGCCGGTGTCGGGTGGCGATGTGGGGGCCAAGAACGCCACCTTGTCCATCATGGTGGGAGGCAAAGCCGCTGCGTTTGAGCGGGCCAAGCCGGTGTTTGAGTGCATGGGCAAAAACATCACCTTGGTGGGCGGCACGGGGGACGGCCAGACCTGCAAAGTGGCCAACCAAATTGTGGTGGCACTCACCATCAATGCGGTGGCTGAAGGTCTGCTGTTTGCTGCCCGTGCGGGCGCAGACCCCGCCAAAGTGCGCAATGCGCTGATGGGCGGCTTGGCAACCTCGCGCATCTTGGATGTGCTGGGCGAGCGCATGATTCGCCGCACGGTGGAGCCCGGCTTTCGCATTGCCTTGCACCAAAAAGACTTGAACTTGGCGCTGGGCGCCGCCAAGCAATTGGGCCTGGCCCTGCCAGCAACCTCGCATGCACAACAACTCTTTAGCGCCTGTATCTCGCATGGCGGCGCGGCTTGGGACCATTCAGGTATGGTGAGGGCATTGGAAAAACTTTCCAACTTTGAAATTGGCCAAGCACCAACCTAA
- the pyk gene encoding pyruvate kinase: MRRTRNAKIVATLGPASTDPAMIRRLFMAGVDVFRLNFSHGKPEDHRARFETLRALEQETGRPIAILADLQGPKLRVGTFANGPVQLDVGQAFRLDLDRAPGTAQRVQMPHPEIFKALQPGAELLLDDGRLRLLVTNCDATYCETRVVVGGKLSERKGVNVPGVLLPITALTEKDRRDLDFALELGVDWVALSFVQRPEDVEEARALIQGRAGIVSKLEKPSAIDRLDDIVALSDAVMVARGDLGVELPAERVPAIQKRIVRTCRKLGKPVIVATQMLESMVDSPVPTRAEASDVATAIYDGADAVMLSAESASGKYPVEAVDIMHRVIEQVEADPQYRLQIDASHSRAQLGASVADAVCCAMRSTVALLQVPAVVCFTSGGNSSLRAARERPVAPILSLTPSLPTARRLALVWGVHSVHMEDVHDATQMEAVACAIAQRERFAVAGQSIVIIAGMPFGTAGSTNLIRVATV, translated from the coding sequence ATGCGCAGAACCCGTAACGCCAAAATTGTTGCCACCTTGGGGCCCGCTAGCACGGACCCCGCCATGATTCGGCGTTTGTTCATGGCAGGCGTCGATGTGTTTCGGCTGAACTTCAGCCATGGCAAGCCCGAGGACCATCGCGCCCGCTTTGAGACCTTGCGCGCCTTGGAGCAAGAAACGGGGCGGCCCATTGCCATCTTGGCCGACTTGCAAGGCCCCAAGCTGCGCGTGGGTACGTTTGCCAATGGGCCGGTGCAGTTGGACGTGGGGCAGGCGTTTCGCCTGGACTTGGACCGTGCGCCGGGCACCGCGCAGCGGGTGCAGATGCCCCACCCTGAAATCTTCAAAGCACTGCAGCCTGGGGCGGAGCTCCTGCTCGACGATGGCCGTCTGCGCCTGCTGGTGACCAACTGTGACGCCACCTACTGCGAAACACGCGTAGTGGTGGGCGGCAAATTATCAGAACGCAAAGGCGTGAACGTGCCCGGTGTGCTGCTGCCTATTACCGCGCTTACGGAAAAAGACCGGCGTGACTTGGACTTTGCGCTGGAGCTAGGCGTGGACTGGGTGGCCCTGTCGTTTGTGCAGCGGCCCGAAGATGTGGAGGAAGCGCGCGCGCTCATCCAGGGGCGCGCGGGCATTGTCTCTAAGTTAGAAAAACCCTCGGCCATTGACCGGCTCGACGACATCGTGGCGCTGTCCGACGCTGTGATGGTGGCGCGTGGCGACTTAGGCGTGGAGCTACCCGCCGAGCGCGTGCCCGCCATTCAAAAGCGTATCGTGCGCACCTGCCGCAAGCTCGGTAAGCCCGTGATCGTGGCCACCCAAATGTTGGAGTCCATGGTCGACAGCCCCGTGCCTACCCGGGCCGAAGCTTCCGACGTGGCCACTGCGATTTACGACGGCGCTGACGCAGTCATGCTGTCCGCAGAGTCCGCTTCGGGCAAGTACCCGGTAGAAGCCGTGGACATCATGCACCGCGTGATCGAGCAGGTAGAAGCCGATCCGCAATACCGTTTGCAAATTGATGCGTCGCACAGCCGCGCGCAATTGGGTGCTAGCGTGGCAGACGCAGTGTGTTGCGCCATGCGCAGTACCGTGGCCTTGTTGCAGGTTCCGGCCGTGGTGTGCTTTACCAGCGGTGGCAACAGCAGTCTGCGTGCTGCGCGGGAGCGGCCTGTCGCGCCCATTTTGAGCCTCACACCCAGCCTGCCCACAGCGCGGCGCCTGGCCTTGGTGTGGGGTGTGCATTCGGTGCACATGGAAGATGTGCACGACGCCACGCAAATGGAAGCAGTCGCTTGTGCCATCGCGCAGCGTGAACGCTTTGCGGTGGCGGGGCAGTCCATCGTCATCATTGCGGGCATGCCTTTTGGCACGGCGGGAAGCACCAACCTCATACGCGTGGCCACGGTGTAG
- a CDS encoding glycoside hydrolase family 9 protein, with amino-acid sequence MPSYHIRALSIKATGALLGVLSLLAQAAPALTTPHIKVDQFGYLASSKKVAVVANPVRGSNAGTPYLPGSGAQQFQVRRWADNAVVLSGTLSVWNGGAVHTQSGDQGWWFDFSALTTPGTYYVFDTLNQVGSHPFEVGNQVYDKVLKQAGRMFFYQRANFAKQVPYAEVAWADAAAYNGANQDRYARNHLSKGDASTARDLRGGWMDAGDTNKYTTFAEAAVLQLLEAYRLSPSAFKDDWNIPESGNGVPDLLDEVRWELDFLQRMQDATGTNGLFLKVGLDTYSGDVAPVSQDTRPRYYVGECTSSTLSGAAMFAAAHSTYKALPSQGAYAVNLLTRAEAAWARAKVTTRSFTSFQSSCDNNDIKSGNADRSAQDQRASAVVAAAYLFEATGKPEYSAFVDANYRSVQPLSDGWWGPYTQVTETALLRYAKLPSATAATKADLLAAKKNSQVFSLAEQTASTDLYQAYVADPEFGWGHNARRANVGSGNLNNVSFGINPDQSSQYVRLAEQHLHWLHGANPLGLVMLSNMGASGAENSVRQIYHQAYADGTAWDDAKTSQYGPAPGYLVGGPNKNYSGPRSDIRNQPPQKAYVDWNTSADKAWEISEPAIYYQSAYLLLLSRLMVPAPVPPPTVRETVVYGDALAASWSDWSWDVTSNYKTTSPKKEGSYALRAAYKPWGGVSLRAANAIALSSPNAGLALWAYSAKAMSINVYTQSSDSGVSSPAKVVALAANAWTEVRLSRGEIGQASIKRITLQNNAGSANVVIYDQLRITE; translated from the coding sequence ATGCCCTCGTACCACATTCGCGCTCTGTCCATCAAAGCTACTGGCGCTCTGTTGGGCGTGTTAAGCCTTCTGGCGCAAGCAGCACCGGCACTGACGACTCCCCACATCAAGGTCGACCAGTTTGGCTATTTGGCCAGTAGCAAGAAAGTGGCGGTGGTCGCCAACCCCGTGCGGGGGAGCAATGCAGGCACGCCCTACTTGCCGGGGAGCGGTGCGCAACAATTCCAAGTGCGCCGTTGGGCTGATAACGCCGTGGTACTCAGTGGCACCTTGAGTGTTTGGAATGGCGGCGCAGTGCATACCCAGTCAGGCGACCAAGGCTGGTGGTTTGACTTTAGCGCGCTGACCACTCCCGGCACCTACTATGTGTTCGACACCTTGAACCAAGTGGGCTCGCACCCGTTCGAAGTGGGCAACCAGGTGTATGACAAGGTGCTCAAGCAAGCCGGGCGCATGTTTTTCTACCAACGTGCGAACTTCGCCAAGCAAGTGCCCTATGCCGAAGTTGCTTGGGCCGACGCGGCTGCCTACAACGGCGCCAACCAAGACCGCTACGCCCGCAACCACCTGAGCAAGGGTGATGCAAGCACCGCCCGCGACCTCCGCGGTGGCTGGATGGATGCTGGCGACACCAACAAGTACACCACCTTTGCCGAGGCTGCCGTTTTGCAGCTCTTGGAAGCTTACCGCTTGAGCCCAAGCGCCTTCAAAGACGACTGGAACATTCCCGAGTCCGGCAATGGTGTTCCCGATCTCTTGGATGAAGTGCGCTGGGAGCTGGACTTTTTGCAGCGCATGCAAGACGCCACGGGCACCAACGGTTTGTTTTTGAAGGTGGGCTTGGACACCTACAGTGGGGATGTAGCGCCGGTGAGCCAAGACACGCGGCCACGCTACTACGTGGGGGAGTGCACGTCGTCCACCTTGTCCGGTGCGGCCATGTTCGCTGCGGCGCACAGCACCTATAAGGCCTTGCCGTCGCAAGGCGCCTATGCTGTAAACCTGCTGACCCGTGCGGAGGCCGCGTGGGCCCGTGCCAAGGTCACCACCCGAAGCTTTACGAGCTTTCAAAGCAGCTGCGACAACAACGACATCAAGTCCGGCAACGCAGACCGCAGTGCGCAAGACCAGCGCGCCAGCGCGGTGGTGGCCGCTGCTTATTTGTTTGAAGCCACGGGCAAACCGGAATACAGCGCTTTTGTAGATGCCAACTACCGTAGCGTGCAGCCATTGAGTGATGGCTGGTGGGGCCCGTACACGCAGGTGACGGAAACTGCGCTATTGCGCTACGCCAAGTTACCCAGCGCTACGGCCGCGACCAAGGCCGACTTGCTGGCAGCCAAGAAGAATTCGCAGGTATTTTCTTTGGCTGAACAAACGGCGAGCACTGATCTCTACCAAGCGTATGTGGCCGACCCCGAATTTGGCTGGGGGCATAACGCGCGCCGCGCCAACGTGGGCAGCGGCAACCTCAACAACGTGAGCTTTGGCATCAACCCGGACCAATCGAGCCAATACGTTCGCTTGGCCGAGCAACATTTGCACTGGTTGCATGGTGCCAACCCCTTGGGGCTGGTGATGCTCAGCAATATGGGCGCATCCGGTGCAGAAAACTCGGTGCGCCAGATCTACCACCAAGCCTATGCCGACGGCACCGCATGGGATGACGCCAAGACCTCGCAGTACGGCCCAGCGCCGGGCTACCTCGTTGGCGGGCCCAACAAAAACTACAGCGGCCCCCGCTCGGACATCCGCAACCAGCCGCCGCAAAAAGCCTATGTGGACTGGAACACCTCGGCAGACAAGGCCTGGGAAATCAGCGAACCCGCCATTTACTACCAGTCTGCTTACCTCTTGCTCTTGAGCCGATTGATGGTCCCCGCCCCTGTGCCACCGCCCACCGTGCGTGAAACCGTGGTGTATGGCGATGCCTTGGCAGCCAGTTGGAGCGACTGGAGTTGGGACGTCACCAGCAATTACAAGACCACAAGCCCCAAGAAAGAAGGAAGCTACGCGCTGCGGGCGGCCTACAAGCCCTGGGGTGGCGTATCCCTGCGCGCCGCCAATGCCATTGCCTTAAGCAGTCCCAACGCGGGTCTTGCGTTGTGGGCTTACAGTGCCAAGGCTATGTCTATCAATGTGTACACGCAGAGCAGTGACAGCGGTGTCAGCTCGCCCGCCAAAGTGGTAGCCCTGGCGGCCAATGCGTGGACCGAGGTGCGCTTAAGCCGGGGCGAGATCGGCCAAGCCAGTATCAAGCGCATTACGCTGCAAAACAATGCGGGCAGTGCGAACGTGGTGATTTACGACCAGCTGCGCATTACCGAGTAG
- a CDS encoding SPOR domain-containing protein: MHLLPTPRTTASMPLRSAFTVLAIAAATQLAGCSIWPQALTFTAQPKPPKTAPADEAPSPTASPTASPTPASDATAAAVAPRAEPQPVYQPVPPTVSAMPAPEPMATAAAAPAKAAPAAKADHRIGPTKAPAPNKVPVTGLVPGFYVNAGLYAVASNGQNAYKKLEDAGMPVFAESIQGKKGALTRVRVGPYLTRAEATVAANSILGMKLDAAVFKHPK, translated from the coding sequence ATGCACCTTTTGCCCACGCCCCGTACCACCGCCTCTATGCCCCTGCGCAGCGCCTTTACGGTACTGGCCATTGCGGCGGCAACCCAGCTCGCGGGCTGCTCCATCTGGCCCCAAGCACTCACCTTCACCGCACAACCCAAGCCCCCCAAAACAGCGCCCGCCGATGAAGCGCCAAGCCCCACAGCCAGCCCCACCGCCAGCCCTACTCCGGCATCAGACGCTACGGCTGCAGCGGTAGCGCCCCGTGCGGAGCCACAGCCGGTCTACCAGCCTGTACCGCCCACCGTGTCGGCCATGCCAGCGCCCGAACCCATGGCCACCGCTGCCGCAGCCCCCGCAAAAGCGGCACCGGCGGCAAAAGCCGACCACCGCATAGGTCCCACCAAGGCACCCGCCCCCAACAAAGTGCCAGTGACAGGTTTGGTACCCGGCTTTTATGTGAACGCAGGCCTGTACGCCGTGGCCAGCAATGGACAAAACGCTTACAAAAAATTGGAGGATGCGGGCATGCCGGTGTTTGCTGAGAGCATTCAGGGCAAGAAAGGCGCGCTCACGCGGGTTCGCGTGGGCCCGTACCTCACCCGCGCTGAGGCCACCGTAGCGGCCAATAGCATCCTGGGCATGAAGTTAGACGCCGCAGTGTTTAAGCACCCCAAATAG